In Lolium rigidum isolate FL_2022 chromosome 7, APGP_CSIRO_Lrig_0.1, whole genome shotgun sequence, the DNA window CCTACTCAACATACCAAATTAATTGTGCTTGAAGTGCATGTTAATGAAATGAAAAATCTGTCAGGCATAAGGGTTTGAGTTTACATTTTCTATCTGGAAGAGAGGGGTTCCACCGAAGGATAGCTTTGCTTGAAGTTTTTGCCATTTGCAACTGAGATTCATCACGCACAGAAGAAGCTGAATTGGCTGGAAATGAAGACATCCTCTTCGACAAGTCATCATGCAAGGAGAATCTCTGGTCACCAATGTAAAGATAAATGAATGTCACAATTGGGCTGGAGACAAACAGTATGCACTCTATAATTTTTTTTCTTAAGGAATCTACCTTCTGTAACTAGTAATGACAACAATGAGGGATGTATATGATACCTGATCGCGCGGGGGGGAGGGATGACGAGGGCTGAGGAGGTTCTCATCGAGGGAGGCCTGGGAGA includes these proteins:
- the LOC124675339 gene encoding uncharacterized protein LOC124675339, whose amino-acid sequence is MRTSSALVIPPPRAIRDSPCMMTCRRGCLHFQPIQLLLCVMNLSCKWQKLQAKLSFGGTPLFQIENINEDVERKFQHVASSVHKMGMVLDSVQNDVMQLNRAMKEAPLDSGSIQKKFVLVETSPANS